One segment of Zhihengliuella halotolerans DNA contains the following:
- a CDS encoding DUF3817 domain-containing protein has protein sequence MTETTATAREPRVSPRRFYAAVALAEVITWALLIIGMVFKYSGVTDVLVSVFGLVHGIATVAYGLTSIFVWVNERWSLGTGAASLVAAVVPFATLPFEKWAERTGRLSARWRLAGPAAEAPRTLIERAQAWCLARPFVALGLGVLAVAAITIALLQAGPPVG, from the coding sequence ATGACCGAGACCACCGCCACTGCCCGCGAACCGCGCGTCTCCCCGCGCCGGTTCTACGCCGCCGTCGCCCTCGCCGAGGTGATCACCTGGGCCCTGCTGATCATCGGCATGGTCTTCAAGTACTCCGGGGTGACGGACGTTCTGGTCTCGGTCTTCGGCCTGGTACACGGCATTGCGACCGTGGCCTACGGGCTGACCAGCATCTTCGTGTGGGTCAACGAGCGCTGGAGCCTCGGCACGGGCGCCGCCTCGCTCGTCGCGGCGGTGGTCCCGTTCGCGACGCTGCCCTTCGAGAAGTGGGCCGAACGCACGGGCCGGCTCTCCGCACGATGGCGGCTCGCAGGCCCCGCGGCCGAGGCCCCGCGGACCCTCATCGAACGCGCGCAGGCCTGGTGTCTGGCCCGCCCGTTCGTGGCGCTGGGCCTCGGTGTGCTCGCCGTCGCGGCGATCACGATCGCGCTCCTGCAGGCGGGGCCGCCCGTCGGCTGA
- the pknB gene encoding Stk1 family PASTA domain-containing Ser/Thr kinase, with the protein MTETRLLDDRYEVGALIGRGGMADVHRGRDTRLGREVAIKLLRRDLARDPMFQTRFRREAQAVAGLNHPAIVSVYDTGEEQLGTDAESASGLKVPFIVMEYVDGRTLRDLLASDEVSFDQAVDYALGVLSALSYSHRMSIVHRDIKPANVMVTADGSIKVMDFGIARALADSAATMTQTQAVVGTAQYLSPEQARGENVDVRSDLYSAGCLLFELLTGRPPFVGDSAVSVAYQHVGEDALAPSALNDDVPAAFDPLLAKALQKDRENRFQDAAAFAHALREAREGVPYSDDPAEAPTQLIGTAAAAAGLDESEAATEALSLPSAETSALPTHDSSDPTVAMTAAAPHATTPEDSWHEDSAHEDSGHTIGAHARERSPYEKRRRRAWIIVFTLVTLLVVGGGGWFVWNWSQQIQAQNVRVEVPAVEGMTQTDAQNALLAENLRIAEIVEEFSDDVESGFAIGTRPGEGESLRVDSAVVLLISKGPSSVTIPDLAGATESSARATLEELGLEVETEMKEENSATVPADRVIRTNPAAGDPVAGGSTVELTLSTGMVSVPDLLSGLTVEEAEELLSDPAYGLNITVNEVENAVVSPGTIVDQSPEPGNDIEQGGTVTVDVAVAPPSPTPSPTPTEEESEEPSESPSADESPSESEAPSESPSEDD; encoded by the coding sequence ATGACTGAGACTCGACTCCTCGACGACCGTTATGAGGTCGGCGCGCTCATCGGGCGCGGCGGCATGGCTGACGTGCACCGCGGCCGCGACACGCGCCTCGGCCGTGAGGTTGCCATCAAGCTGCTCCGCCGCGACCTCGCGCGGGATCCGATGTTCCAGACCCGCTTCCGCCGGGAGGCGCAGGCCGTCGCCGGCCTCAATCATCCGGCGATCGTTTCGGTGTACGACACGGGTGAGGAGCAGCTCGGTACGGACGCGGAGTCCGCAAGCGGGCTGAAGGTCCCGTTCATCGTCATGGAGTACGTCGACGGCCGGACGCTTCGAGATCTGCTCGCCTCCGACGAGGTCTCCTTCGACCAGGCCGTCGACTATGCGCTGGGTGTGCTCTCCGCCCTGTCCTACAGCCACCGCATGTCGATCGTGCACCGCGACATCAAGCCCGCGAACGTCATGGTCACCGCCGACGGCAGCATCAAGGTCATGGACTTCGGTATCGCCCGGGCCCTCGCCGATTCCGCGGCGACGATGACGCAGACGCAGGCCGTCGTCGGAACCGCCCAGTACCTTTCCCCCGAGCAGGCGCGTGGCGAGAACGTCGACGTCCGCAGCGACCTCTACTCCGCCGGTTGCCTGCTCTTCGAACTGCTCACGGGCCGGCCGCCGTTCGTCGGCGACTCCGCCGTGTCGGTCGCCTACCAGCACGTGGGCGAGGACGCTCTGGCGCCGAGCGCGCTGAACGACGACGTTCCCGCCGCCTTCGATCCCCTGCTCGCCAAGGCGCTGCAGAAAGACCGTGAGAACCGCTTCCAAGACGCTGCAGCCTTTGCCCACGCCCTGCGCGAAGCACGCGAAGGCGTCCCGTATTCGGACGACCCGGCTGAAGCTCCCACCCAGCTCATCGGCACCGCGGCGGCTGCGGCGGGCCTCGACGAGTCGGAGGCGGCCACCGAGGCTCTGTCGCTGCCGTCCGCGGAGACCTCGGCCCTGCCGACACATGATTCATCCGATCCCACCGTCGCGATGACCGCAGCAGCCCCGCACGCGACAACCCCCGAAGATTCGTGGCACGAGGACAGTGCGCACGAGGACAGCGGGCATACCATCGGCGCCCACGCACGCGAACGCTCCCCCTATGAGAAGCGCCGCCGCCGTGCCTGGATCATCGTTTTCACCCTCGTGACGCTGCTCGTCGTCGGCGGCGGCGGCTGGTTCGTCTGGAACTGGTCGCAACAGATTCAGGCCCAGAACGTACGGGTCGAGGTCCCGGCCGTCGAGGGCATGACCCAGACGGACGCCCAGAACGCGCTGCTCGCGGAGAACCTGCGGATTGCCGAAATCGTCGAGGAGTTCAGCGACGACGTCGAATCAGGCTTCGCGATCGGCACCCGGCCCGGCGAGGGCGAGTCCCTCCGTGTCGATTCCGCCGTCGTGCTGCTCATCTCCAAGGGCCCTTCCTCGGTGACGATCCCGGACTTGGCCGGCGCAACCGAGTCGAGCGCCCGGGCGACCCTCGAGGAACTGGGGCTCGAAGTCGAAACGGAGATGAAGGAAGAGAACAGCGCCACGGTCCCGGCCGACCGCGTCATCAGGACCAACCCGGCAGCCGGCGACCCCGTCGCCGGTGGCAGCACGGTGGAGTTGACGCTCTCGACCGGCATGGTCTCGGTGCCGGACCTGCTCAGCGGGCTGACGGTGGAGGAGGCGGAAGAACTCCTCTCCGATCCCGCCTACGGCCTGAACATCACGGTGAACGAGGTCGAGAACGCGGTCGTTTCGCCAGGTACCATCGTCGATCAGTCCCCAGAACCGGGCAACGACATCGAGCAGGGCGGGACGGTTACGGTGGACGTCGCCGTCGCTCCTCCATCACCCACGCCGTCGCCGACTCCCACCGAGGAGGAGTCAGAGGAGCCGAGCGAATCACCGTCCGCCGACGAGTCGCCGTCCGAGAGCGAAGCGCCGTCCGAGTCGCCGTCGGAAGACGACTGA
- a CDS encoding GNAT family N-acetyltransferase, which produces MTQPRPITAHDIEPWADLLNAVSTTDDFGETFTPVELAEGLEAPGFTPASDSLSWWDGEVMIAAAEISVRQLTAEDGIAKAFVDGAVHPEHRGRGLGTAIMGWGQQRALALAAERHPGREVQLDTWNMTAQSSYASLAADWGYSPVRYFREMRVELEGWVAPTVDVRVEQILGTTSRIDAELSAPAHRAHLEAFRDHWNYTPGTIEKWEHFTSGSTFRPEYSRLALDTSNPEDPVDAYVLCQQNTDDELYVALVGTRRRARGRGLATTLLADVVRQAQEAGLAAVTLGVDAASPTGAGGVYERVGFRPVRSSVEYSKRLPATG; this is translated from the coding sequence ATGACCCAGCCGCGACCGATCACCGCGCACGACATCGAGCCGTGGGCGGATCTGCTCAACGCTGTGAGCACCACCGACGACTTCGGCGAGACGTTCACGCCGGTGGAACTGGCGGAAGGCCTCGAGGCGCCGGGTTTCACACCCGCGTCGGATTCCCTCTCGTGGTGGGACGGGGAGGTGATGATTGCCGCCGCGGAGATCTCCGTGCGGCAGCTGACCGCCGAGGACGGGATCGCCAAGGCCTTCGTCGACGGCGCGGTGCACCCGGAGCACAGGGGGCGGGGACTCGGTACTGCCATCATGGGTTGGGGTCAGCAGCGGGCCCTGGCCCTGGCCGCGGAACGGCACCCGGGGCGCGAGGTGCAGCTGGACACCTGGAACATGACGGCGCAGAGCTCGTATGCTTCGCTCGCCGCGGACTGGGGCTACTCCCCCGTGCGCTACTTCCGCGAGATGCGGGTCGAACTAGAGGGATGGGTGGCGCCGACGGTCGACGTGCGGGTCGAGCAGATCCTGGGGACAACCTCACGGATCGACGCCGAGCTCAGCGCGCCGGCGCACCGCGCCCATCTCGAGGCGTTCCGCGACCACTGGAACTACACGCCGGGCACGATCGAGAAGTGGGAACACTTCACGTCGGGCAGCACGTTCCGCCCGGAATATTCGCGGCTCGCCCTCGATACCTCGAACCCGGAGGACCCCGTGGACGCCTACGTCCTCTGCCAGCAGAACACCGACGACGAGCTGTACGTCGCCCTTGTCGGCACGCGGCGACGGGCGCGGGGTCGAGGCTTGGCTACGACGCTGCTGGCCGACGTCGTGCGCCAGGCCCAGGAGGCGGGCTTGGCAGCGGTCACCCTCGGTGTCGACGCGGCGAGCCCCACGGGCGCCGGCGGCGTCTATGAGCGGGTCGGCTTCCGCCCGGTGCGCTCTAGCGTCGAGTACTCGAAACGGTTGCCGGCCACCGGCTAG
- a CDS encoding cell division protein CrgA, producing the protein MPESKTRRKARAQQDPAASTERKPLPLWYKIVMFGSMILGLLWVVTYYITQALFPIAAAGGWNIIIGFGIAMVGFFMTTRWH; encoded by the coding sequence GTGCCCGAATCCAAGACGCGCCGCAAGGCTCGCGCCCAACAGGATCCGGCGGCTTCGACCGAGCGGAAGCCACTCCCGCTCTGGTACAAGATCGTCATGTTCGGTTCGATGATCCTGGGACTGCTGTGGGTCGTGACCTACTACATCACGCAGGCCCTGTTCCCCATCGCGGCCGCCGGCGGCTGGAACATCATCATCGGTTTCGGCATCGCGATGGTCGGCTTCTTCATGACGACCCGCTGGCACTAG
- a CDS encoding anthranilate synthase component II: MTARILVIDNYDSFVYTLVGYLQELGAETTVVRNDDVTLAEAIELASARDGVLVSPGPGDPAGAGVCIEMIRWCGEELKPMLGVCLGEQALAEAFGGTVTHAEELMHGKTSLVDHDGTGVFANLPSPFTATRYHSLAAVRESIPDVLRITAWTAPNEAAPGGTVMGLAHKTAPLWGVQFHPESVLTEGGYLMLGNWLESLGVEGAAQRAATLSPLISSIS; this comes from the coding sequence ATGACCGCCCGCATTCTGGTGATCGACAACTACGACTCGTTTGTCTACACCCTCGTGGGCTACCTGCAGGAGCTGGGCGCGGAGACGACCGTGGTCAGGAACGACGACGTCACCCTCGCCGAGGCGATCGAACTCGCCTCGGCCCGCGACGGCGTCTTGGTCTCCCCCGGCCCCGGCGATCCGGCCGGGGCGGGCGTGTGCATCGAGATGATCCGCTGGTGCGGCGAGGAGCTGAAACCGATGCTCGGCGTGTGCCTGGGCGAGCAGGCGCTGGCCGAGGCGTTCGGCGGCACCGTCACGCACGCTGAGGAACTCATGCACGGCAAAACGTCGCTGGTCGACCACGACGGGACGGGCGTCTTCGCGAACCTGCCCAGTCCCTTCACCGCCACTCGCTACCACTCGCTGGCCGCCGTGCGGGAGTCGATTCCGGACGTCCTGCGGATCACCGCGTGGACAGCGCCCAACGAGGCTGCGCCGGGGGGCACCGTGATGGGCCTCGCCCACAAGACTGCACCCTTGTGGGGCGTGCAGTTCCACCCGGAGTCGGTCCTGACGGAGGGCGGCTACCTGATGCTCGGCAACTGGCTCGAGTCACTCGGCGTCGAGGGCGCGGCGCAGCGGGCCGCGACGCTCAGCCCGCTGATCAGTTCCATCAGCTAG
- a CDS encoding class E sortase — protein MSAPPEGSLDAMLNDGGARAAARDRRPRRRYSRGGAVVGVIGELLITAGVIVLLFVAWELWWTNLEADRNQNDAATNLIESFERPEAIAAPGDPVDPEDQAADDAEQFGPPPAATLEDPGTFALMYVPRFGEDWVRPVSSGVGLDVLNNLGIGHYPETQMPGEAGNFAVAAHRQTHGQVFYDIDKLRDGDRVYVQTREGFYQYRYTGTEIVSPSQVDVLAPVPRQPGAEPTSSVLTLTSCHPLFTTRERIIAYAELESFRPADHGPQFAIMSAYERTQN, from the coding sequence GTGTCTGCACCACCCGAAGGGTCACTGGACGCCATGCTCAACGACGGCGGGGCACGCGCGGCCGCCCGGGACCGCCGGCCGCGGCGGAGGTACTCGCGCGGTGGCGCCGTCGTCGGCGTCATCGGGGAGCTGCTCATCACCGCGGGCGTCATCGTGCTGCTTTTCGTCGCGTGGGAGCTGTGGTGGACCAACTTGGAGGCCGACCGCAACCAGAACGATGCGGCCACCAATCTGATCGAATCCTTCGAGCGGCCCGAGGCGATCGCGGCCCCGGGGGATCCCGTGGACCCGGAGGACCAGGCAGCCGACGACGCGGAGCAGTTCGGCCCTCCTCCGGCGGCCACCCTCGAGGACCCCGGCACGTTCGCTCTGATGTACGTCCCGCGTTTCGGGGAGGACTGGGTGCGGCCGGTGAGCAGCGGCGTCGGACTGGACGTGTTGAACAACCTCGGCATCGGGCACTATCCGGAGACGCAGATGCCCGGCGAGGCCGGGAACTTCGCGGTCGCAGCGCACCGGCAGACCCACGGTCAGGTGTTCTACGACATCGACAAGCTGCGCGACGGGGACCGCGTGTATGTGCAGACCCGCGAGGGTTTCTACCAGTACCGCTACACCGGCACGGAGATCGTCTCTCCGTCTCAGGTCGACGTGCTGGCGCCGGTCCCCCGGCAGCCGGGCGCCGAGCCGACGTCCTCGGTCCTGACCTTGACCAGCTGCCACCCGCTCTTCACGACGCGGGAGCGGATCATCGCCTACGCGGAGCTCGAATCCTTCCGGCCGGCCGATCACGGCCCGCAATTCGCCATCATGTCCGCCTACGAGCGCACGCAGAACTAG
- a CDS encoding peptidylprolyl isomerase, translating to MTAIPTHKATIHTNLGDIEVNLFGNHAPKTVQNFVGLANGEIEWTHPQTGEKQVDTPLYDGTIFHRIISDFMIQGGDPLGMGVGGPGYQFDDEISPDLNFTEPYKLAMANAGIQMGRGTNGSQFFITSVPTTWLQGKHTIFGDVTDEASRAVVDQLNTVATDGRDKPLEDVVISSIDVVAV from the coding sequence ATGACTGCAATCCCCACGCACAAGGCGACCATCCACACGAACCTCGGTGACATCGAGGTCAACTTGTTCGGCAACCACGCTCCGAAGACAGTGCAGAACTTCGTCGGCCTGGCCAACGGCGAAATCGAGTGGACGCACCCGCAGACCGGCGAGAAGCAGGTGGACACGCCGCTCTACGATGGCACGATCTTCCACCGCATCATCTCCGACTTCATGATCCAGGGCGGCGACCCGCTCGGCATGGGCGTCGGCGGCCCGGGCTACCAGTTCGACGACGAGATCAGTCCCGACCTGAACTTCACCGAGCCGTACAAGCTGGCCATGGCCAACGCCGGCATCCAGATGGGCCGCGGCACCAACGGCTCGCAGTTCTTCATCACCTCTGTCCCGACCACGTGGCTGCAGGGCAAGCACACCATCTTCGGCGACGTCACCGACGAGGCCTCCCGCGCCGTCGTCGACCAGCTCAACACGGTCGCCACCGACGGCCGCGACAAGCCGCTCGAGGACGTCGTGATCTCCAGCATCGACGTCGTCGCCGTCTGA
- a CDS encoding DMT family transporter encodes MSWFILVLSGVFEAVWAVALGKSEGFTKLVPSLVFAGGLLVSMAGLAWAMKEIPTGTAYAVWVGIGASLAVAYGMIFGGESMSWIKILLVTGLIACIVGLKLVD; translated from the coding sequence ATGTCTTGGTTCATTCTCGTGCTTTCAGGAGTATTCGAAGCCGTCTGGGCGGTCGCCCTCGGCAAGTCGGAGGGATTCACCAAGCTCGTCCCGTCGCTGGTCTTCGCCGGCGGGTTGCTCGTCTCCATGGCCGGGCTGGCCTGGGCTATGAAGGAAATCCCCACCGGAACGGCGTACGCGGTCTGGGTTGGGATCGGAGCCTCCCTGGCCGTGGCCTACGGGATGATCTTCGGCGGCGAGTCGATGAGCTGGATCAAGATTCTCCTAGTCACCGGGCTGATCGCCTGCATCGTCGGGCTGAAACTCGTCGACTAG
- a CDS encoding rhomboid family intramembrane serine protease: MSYGSVPDQQVPACPRHPDRPSYVRCQRCGRPTCSECQRPAAVGVQCVECVQQANQSIPTQRTALGGVQRGGRPVVTVTLIGLCALTFLAQYAVPGLTQAMQWAGLYASTLDFEPWRMLTSTFLHSQGFLMHIGFNMYALYIIGRILEPMMGRLRFGLLYVLSGIGGSVAVLLLDHPLQGVVGASGAVFGLFGALLVITRARGGNFMPILILVGINLVIGFIPGFNISWQAHLGGLLTGGALAAVMVYAPRLAARGGQMHDAGSAAGRHARRASLQALGVAAVALVLVVLTVWGAATVPQRLY, translated from the coding sequence ATGTCCTACGGTTCTGTCCCCGATCAACAGGTCCCGGCGTGCCCGCGGCACCCCGATCGGCCGAGCTACGTGCGCTGCCAGCGCTGCGGCCGGCCAACCTGCTCGGAGTGCCAGCGCCCCGCTGCGGTCGGCGTGCAGTGCGTCGAGTGCGTGCAGCAGGCCAACCAGTCCATTCCGACCCAGCGCACCGCCCTCGGCGGTGTGCAGCGCGGCGGTCGCCCGGTCGTGACCGTCACCCTGATCGGCCTCTGCGCGCTGACGTTCCTGGCTCAGTACGCGGTTCCCGGGTTGACGCAGGCGATGCAGTGGGCGGGGCTTTACGCCTCGACGCTCGACTTCGAGCCGTGGCGCATGCTCACGAGCACGTTCCTGCACTCGCAGGGCTTCTTGATGCACATTGGCTTCAACATGTACGCGCTGTACATCATCGGCCGGATTCTCGAACCGATGATGGGCCGGCTCCGGTTCGGCCTGCTCTATGTGCTCTCCGGCATCGGCGGCTCCGTGGCGGTTCTGCTGCTCGATCATCCTTTGCAGGGCGTCGTCGGCGCCTCGGGCGCGGTCTTTGGGCTCTTCGGCGCGCTGCTCGTGATCACGCGGGCGCGCGGCGGGAATTTCATGCCGATCTTGATTCTGGTGGGCATCAACCTTGTCATCGGCTTCATCCCCGGGTTCAACATTTCATGGCAGGCCCACCTGGGCGGACTGCTCACGGGCGGCGCCCTCGCCGCCGTCATGGTCTACGCCCCGCGGCTCGCGGCGCGTGGTGGGCAGATGCACGACGCCGGCTCGGCCGCCGGCCGGCATGCCCGCCGGGCCTCGCTCCAGGCACTGGGTGTCGCCGCGGTGGCCTTGGTGCTCGTGGTGTTGACGGTGTGGGGAGCCGCTACGGTTCCGCAGCGGCTGTACTGA
- a CDS encoding LysE/ArgO family amino acid transporter, protein MGLSLIVSIGAQNAFVLRQGLRREHVVACVAVCAVSDVLLILVGVAGFGSLVANTPWVLQVARFGGAAFLAAFGLMALRRAVRPAALTAADAPVERSAAGRTGVVLTLLGLTWLNPQVYLETIVLLGSVAATQGEQHGPAARWYFGGGAMVASVLWFSALGAGARLLRPLFARPSAWRVLDGAVAAMTFALAAALMLHPL, encoded by the coding sequence ATGGGCCTGTCCCTGATCGTCTCCATCGGTGCCCAGAACGCGTTCGTCCTGCGCCAAGGGCTGCGCCGCGAGCACGTCGTGGCGTGCGTCGCGGTTTGCGCGGTCTCCGACGTTCTGCTCATCCTCGTCGGCGTCGCCGGATTCGGCTCCCTCGTCGCCAACACCCCGTGGGTCCTGCAGGTCGCCCGCTTCGGCGGCGCCGCGTTCCTCGCCGCGTTCGGCCTCATGGCGCTCAGGCGCGCGGTGCGACCCGCCGCCCTCACCGCGGCCGACGCCCCGGTGGAACGGTCCGCAGCGGGCCGCACCGGCGTCGTCCTGACCTTGTTGGGGCTGACCTGGCTGAACCCGCAGGTTTACCTGGAGACGATCGTTCTGCTCGGTTCGGTTGCGGCCACGCAGGGGGAACAGCACGGCCCCGCCGCACGGTGGTATTTCGGCGGCGGGGCGATGGTCGCCAGCGTGCTCTGGTTCAGCGCACTCGGCGCAGGTGCGCGCTTGCTGCGCCCCCTCTTCGCGCGCCCATCAGCGTGGCGAGTGCTCGACGGCGCCGTGGCCGCCATGACGTTCGCGCTCGCCGCGGCGCTCATGCTGCATCCGCTCTAG
- a CDS encoding LysR family transcriptional regulator ArgP — protein MDFPAEQLRAFAAVVDTGTFEAAAGRLHVTPSAVSQRIRALERQVGAVVVRRSNPAEPTAAGRVLVRLARQVELVAAEAIAELSGARAGTTAAPRVLTIVVPSDSLSSWFAPVLDAAATEDGYVLEILRDDENQSEEHLRSGRAMGAITTVRQPVQGCSTTPLGVMRYRAMGAPDFVDRWFGPGGGGFSAAPVVNFGRDDPLQNEVLRSAGVAAEPFAGGPPASYVPDPAQFGRAVAAGMGWGMIPAWQVAELGGALREIEPEVVRGVDLYWQRWTLDSPGLDWLSDAVRYAAARGLSGGQERP, from the coding sequence GTGGACTTCCCAGCAGAGCAGCTCCGCGCCTTCGCCGCCGTCGTGGACACCGGGACCTTCGAGGCCGCCGCTGGCCGATTGCATGTGACGCCCTCCGCGGTGAGTCAGCGGATCCGCGCCCTCGAGCGGCAGGTAGGCGCCGTCGTCGTGCGCAGGAGCAACCCGGCCGAACCGACGGCCGCGGGACGCGTACTGGTGCGTCTGGCCCGCCAGGTCGAGCTCGTCGCGGCTGAGGCGATCGCGGAGCTCAGCGGGGCCCGTGCGGGCACCACGGCTGCGCCGCGAGTGCTGACGATTGTGGTTCCTTCGGACTCGTTGTCCTCCTGGTTCGCGCCCGTGCTCGACGCGGCGGCCACGGAGGACGGGTACGTCCTGGAGATCTTGCGCGACGACGAGAACCAATCCGAGGAGCACTTGCGCTCCGGCCGCGCGATGGGCGCCATCACGACCGTGCGTCAGCCGGTTCAGGGGTGTTCGACGACGCCGCTGGGGGTGATGCGCTACCGGGCGATGGGCGCACCGGACTTCGTAGATCGCTGGTTCGGCCCGGGAGGCGGGGGATTCTCTGCCGCACCCGTGGTGAACTTCGGTCGGGACGATCCGCTGCAGAACGAGGTCCTGCGCTCCGCTGGCGTCGCGGCCGAGCCGTTCGCCGGCGGCCCGCCGGCGAGCTACGTGCCGGACCCCGCGCAGTTCGGCCGGGCGGTGGCCGCTGGGATGGGCTGGGGCATGATCCCCGCCTGGCAGGTGGCGGAACTGGGAGGCGCGTTGCGCGAGATCGAACCCGAGGTCGTCCGTGGGGTGGACCTCTACTGGCAGCGCTGGACGCTGGACTCCCCCGGGCTCGATTGGCTCAGTGACGCCGTGCGCTACGCGGCTGCGCGCGGGCTTTCCGGCGGGCAGGAGCGCCCGTGA
- a CDS encoding protein kinase domain-containing protein has protein sequence MRPTSGITLGGRFKLTDRIAIGGMGEVWKAQDLVLGRVVAIKILKEEYTGDPGFLKRFRAEARHTALLNHNGVASVFDYGEEEGSAYLVMELVPGRPLSAIIERERVLNADRTLSIIAQTARALAAAHELGLVHRDVKPGNILILPDGRVKITDFGIARLADQVPLTATGQVMGTAQYLSPEQATGQQATGSSDVYSLGVIGYECVAGRRPFSGESQIAIALAQVNDTPPPLPDTVDPNVRALLMSMLAKDPGDRPANANKLAEAAEALRANNPRAAEAAVPGMLLFASGTASTQVIRPDSAPTQAQTVAGTNTSSLPVVGQGEGEGDEFASVVGASRDWTPGDDEESEEDANELARNRRSPWTWPLIALLVLVVFAILGALLFPLLTGNDDDPDASGSPSTTVSETPSETASETPSDTPTPTETETSDGNDNDPTTQAPDPETATIRENQYLGQQLESVMERLEDLGFRVDAQGEENQEYAENTVFAVSPSGEQRLGTTIAVRYAVAPEQPSKVTVPNGLTGKTEAAVRSALTNANLVPVHGGTVASDQPAGTVVAVNPGSGQSVDEGSDVAYTVSEGPQNTEESETPESAPNPTPSESPAS, from the coding sequence GTGAGGCCTACATCGGGAATCACCCTGGGCGGTCGGTTCAAACTGACCGACCGGATCGCTATCGGCGGCATGGGCGAGGTGTGGAAGGCCCAAGACCTGGTGCTCGGCCGCGTGGTCGCCATCAAGATCCTCAAGGAGGAATACACCGGCGATCCGGGCTTCCTCAAGCGTTTCCGCGCCGAGGCCCGGCACACCGCCCTGCTGAACCACAATGGCGTGGCTTCGGTCTTCGACTACGGCGAGGAAGAAGGATCCGCCTACCTCGTCATGGAGCTGGTCCCCGGCCGTCCACTCTCGGCCATCATCGAACGCGAGCGCGTCCTCAACGCCGACCGGACGCTGTCGATCATCGCGCAGACCGCCCGTGCGCTGGCCGCCGCCCACGAGCTGGGCCTCGTTCACCGTGACGTCAAGCCGGGCAACATCCTCATCCTGCCTGACGGCCGGGTGAAGATCACCGACTTCGGCATCGCCCGCCTCGCTGATCAGGTGCCGCTCACCGCCACGGGTCAGGTCATGGGAACGGCCCAGTACCTCTCCCCCGAGCAGGCCACCGGCCAGCAGGCCACGGGCTCGAGCGATGTGTACTCGCTCGGCGTCATCGGCTACGAGTGCGTTGCCGGCCGCCGTCCCTTCTCGGGCGAATCGCAGATCGCGATCGCACTCGCCCAGGTCAACGACACTCCCCCACCGCTGCCCGACACGGTGGACCCGAACGTGCGCGCGCTGCTGATGTCGATGCTGGCCAAGGACCCGGGCGACCGCCCCGCCAACGCGAACAAGCTGGCCGAGGCCGCCGAAGCGCTGCGGGCGAACAACCCGCGCGCCGCTGAGGCCGCGGTTCCTGGCATGCTGCTCTTCGCCTCGGGAACGGCCTCCACCCAGGTCATCCGTCCGGATTCCGCCCCGACCCAGGCGCAGACCGTCGCCGGCACCAACACGTCGTCGCTTCCGGTCGTGGGCCAAGGCGAGGGCGAGGGCGACGAATTCGCCTCCGTCGTCGGCGCCAGTCGCGACTGGACCCCCGGTGACGACGAGGAGTCCGAGGAGGACGCGAACGAGCTCGCGCGCAACCGCCGCAGCCCGTGGACTTGGCCGCTCATCGCCCTGCTGGTGCTCGTGGTCTTCGCGATCCTCGGCGCCCTGCTGTTCCCGCTGCTGACCGGAAACGACGACGACCCCGACGCTTCCGGTTCACCGTCGACCACCGTCTCGGAGACACCGTCGGAGACGGCGTCCGAGACCCCCTCCGACACGCCCACACCGACCGAGACCGAAACGTCCGACGGGAACGACAACGACCCCACGACACAGGCGCCCGACCCGGAGACGGCCACGATCCGGGAAAACCAGTACCTGGGTCAGCAGCTCGAATCCGTTATGGAGCGCTTGGAGGACCTGGGCTTCCGGGTCGACGCCCAAGGCGAAGAGAACCAGGAATACGCGGAGAACACCGTGTTCGCCGTCTCCCCGTCCGGGGAGCAGCGCCTGGGGACGACAATCGCCGTACGCTACGCCGTCGCACCCGAGCAGCCCTCGAAGGTGACTGTGCCCAACGGGCTCACGGGCAAGACCGAGGCCGCAGTCCGCAGCGCGCTCACGAACGCAAACCTCGTTCCGGTGCACGGCGGCACGGTGGCCTCGGACCAGCCCGCGGGCACGGTCGTCGCGGTGAACCCCGGCAGCGGCCAATCCGTGGACGAGGGCTCAGACGTGGCCTACACGGTCTCGGAGGGCCCCCAGAACACCGAGGAGTCGGAGACGCCCGAGTCAGCCCCGAACCCCACCCCGTCCGAGTCCCCCGCCAGCTAG